TTTTAATATTAATGCATATTCCTTTGAAATGCATCACAGAAAAAAGTAAACAAAAAAGTCTAGTTCCGCTAAATCGCTCCGCGTACCGGAACGGCCACGCTTTTTGGCATTTTACCTTAACGTATGGCATTCGCAAATTTTGTAAGGCTGGACCTTTTATATTAATAGCGCATTTTGTTATAGTCATTTTAAAACGATCTACAATTATTTAACGAAATAGCTGCTCAATTCGTCTTCAAAATAGTGCAAAGCATTCTTTATCGGCAATGGCAATCCACCTCCCAACGCACAAAGAGAACCAATTTCCAGCGTTTCCAAAAGATCCGTCATCAGAGTCATATCGATTTTATAATCGGACGATGTGGCTTTTTCGATCATCTCATATCCTCTCGTAGATCCCAGCCTGCAAGGAAAACATTTGCCACAACTTTCATGTGCTGTAAATTTAAAAAGATGTTTGATGTACTCAATGATCGGGTAATCTCCCGGAATACATACCACAGATGCATGACCCAGCAAAAAGCCATTTTGTGCAAATGATTCAAAGTCCACGGTCAGATCTTCAATTTTCGAAACCGGCACCAATCCACCCAAAGGTCCACCTATATGCATCGCTTTGACTGAAATCTTAAATCCCTGACCCAGGTCGTTGATGACTGCCGATAAAGGTGTTCCCATATCCACTTCATAAATTCCCGGTCTTCTGAAATGCCCGTCCAATGAAATGAGTTTGGTTCCCGTTGATTTTCCTCGCCCGATAGCTGCAAATGCTTCACCCCCTTTTGCAAATATGAATGGCAAACATGCCAGAGTTTCTACATTATTGACAACTGTTGGTTTGTTAAATAATCCTTGTTGTGTAGGGTAGGGTGGTCGTACTCTCACTTCCGGACGTTGTCCTTCTATGGACGAAAGTAAGGCGGTCTCTTCACCACAAATATAAGCTCCCTGCGCTTTAATCACTTTAAAATAAAAATTAAAACTCGTCCCGGCTATATGTTTGCCGGCTAGTCCCACGTGATTTAACAATTCCACTGCTTCTGCAATGATAGCAATCGACTCGGGATATTCAGCTCTGATATATAAAACTCCCCATTCTGCTCCGGTAATGTAACCGGCTATCAGCATACCCATCAATAATGCATGAGGTCGATGTTCCATGATATATCTGTCTGAATATGCACCGGGATCACCTTCGTCCGCATTACAGACTATAAATTTGGTGTCATCAACTGTTTCGCGACAGGATTTTAACTTGTAGGCTTTCGGAAATCCGGCGCCTCCTCTTCCTCTCAGACCGGATATGCTCAGCTCATGGAGTAAGTCATCAGGTGATTTCTGAAGACAATCTTTCAAAATATTGTAATATTCAGAAATGTCACCATACGGCGCTGTAATGACCGGTGTTCCAATATGTGCCACATGATACTGATCTGTTCCAACGGGGAGTTCATTTGTTATAAACTCAATATCTTCAGCTGCATGTCCGGAAAAATTTCTGCCATTGTAGTGAAATGCATTATTTTCATGACAACGACCGAGACAACACATTTCACCAATTTCTGATTCTTCAAAATGATCGGAAATCTTCGACCTTAACCTATCCTGTGTTTTGGCAGTCATGCAGGCAGAACCATTACAGATATATATTTTTTTGCCTTT
The genomic region above belongs to Saprospiraceae bacterium and contains:
- a CDS encoding formate dehydrogenase translates to MSKNLSYLSGRKGLRENLFEELGISARDSGTPDPERLAQLQNEFLFGKANLHGTVSFYDFLKEENKGKKIYICNGSACMTAKTQDRLRSKISDHFEESEIGEMCCLGRCHENNAFHYNGRNFSGHAAEDIEFITNELPVGTDQYHVAHIGTPVITAPYGDISEYYNILKDCLQKSPDDLLHELSISGLRGRGGAGFPKAYKLKSCRETVDDTKFIVCNADEGDPGAYSDRYIMEHRPHALLMGMLIAGYITGAEWGVLYIRAEYPESIAIIAEAVELLNHVGLAGKHIAGTSFNFYFKVIKAQGAYICGEETALLSSIEGQRPEVRVRPPYPTQQGLFNKPTVVNNVETLACLPFIFAKGGEAFAAIGRGKSTGTKLISLDGHFRRPGIYEVDMGTPLSAVINDLGQGFKISVKAMHIGGPLGGLVPVSKIEDLTVDFESFAQNGFLLGHASVVCIPGDYPIIEYIKHLFKFTAHESCGKCFPCRLGSTRGYEMIEKATSSDYKIDMTLMTDLLETLEIGSLCALGGGLPLPIKNALHYFEDELSSYFVK